Below is a window of Lacibacter sp. H407 DNA.
ATTGGTGAGCAAAAGATCAGTCATCTCCGTAGTGAAAACCTCGAGAGCCTGGTGTTTAACGGTTCCAAAACAAGAAGTGCTTCGGGTTTGGCTGAAGTGAGTTTGACGTTTGAGAACACCCGTAACCTGCTGCCCACCGAATTCAGTACCGTAACCGTTACCCGTAAGTTTTACAAAAGTGGTGAAAGTGAATACCGTCTCAACGATGTGCAATGTCGTTTGAAGGATATCCAAAACCTCTTCCTCGATACCGGTGTAAGTACCGATAGCTATGCCATCATTGAATTGGGCATGGTGGATGATATCATCAAGGATAAGGAGAACAGCCGTCGCCGCATGTTGGAGCAGGCTGCCGGTATCACCATCTACAAAACAAGAAAGAAAGAAGCGAAGAATAAACTGGATGCAACCGAACAGGATCTGGCACGTATTGAAGATCTGTTGTTCGAGATCAATAACCAGTTAAAAACGTTAGAGAACCAGGCCAAGAAAGCGGAGAAGTATTACGAGATCAAAAAAGATTATCGTGAAGTGAGTATTGAATTAGCGAAAGCTGCATTGGAAGGTTTTAATCTTACCTGGAAAGACTTGAATGAGCAGCATGATGCTGAAGTAAATAAAAAAGTGGAATTGGAAGCAAAGATCGCTACGGAAGAAGCGGCGATTGAGCAGGAGAAAGTTGGATTTATTGAAAAGGAAAAAGAATTGCAAATAATGCAGCATTCGTTTAACGATATGCTTCAGACCTTGCGCTCGAAAGAAAACGAAAAGAATCTTGCGCAGCAGCGTTTGCATTACCTGAAAGAAAAAGAAACAAGTCTCAACGACTTTTTACAAAAAGCAGGTGGACAATTAAAAGGAATTGAAGAAAGCATTGAGTTTACTCAACTGCAGATCACAGAAGAAGATGCGAAGTTGAATGATCTTGGTTCGCAATTAGATAGTTTGCGCAGCTCAGTTGAGAGTACACGTAAAGTGTTTGATGAAAAGCGTAGTGGCATTGATGAAATTCGTAAAGAAAATCAGGCGATTCAACGTAGCCAGTTTGAAGCAGAGAAGAATGTGGCTGTTGGCGAAACATCGGTACAAAACTTACAACGTACCATCTTCCAGTTAAAAGAAGAGCAAACGAACCGCAAGCAGCAATTACATCAACTCGAGGAAGAAAAGCAGCAGAAAGAATATGAGCTGAATAACTGTCGTGAAGAATTGCAACAGTTACAGGAGCAACATGCGTTTACCAAAGATCAGATTCTGCAAACACAGGAAGCACTCGAAGGTTTACGTAATCAACTGGCTGATGAAAACAGAAAGCTTGATTCAAAAAAGAACGAGCATGATCTGTTAAAGAGTTTGGTTGATTCAATGGAAGGTTATCCCGACAGTGTAAAATTTTTACACAACAATCCTGAGTGGAATGTTGAATCGCCATTGTTGAGTGATGTGATCTATTGTAAAGAAGAATACAGAACAGCAGTTGAAAATCTGTTGGAACAATACCTTAACTATTATGTGGTGGGGAATATGAGTGATGCGTTGAAAGCCGTTCACTTATTACATGCCAACCAAAAAGGAAAGGCGAATTTCTTTATGCTCGATCAGTTCAATGGTCAGGCAGTGTTGAACAATGTTCCTGCAGGAACCATTTCTGCATTGAGTGTTGTTGAAGTGGAAGCAAAATATCAATCGCTCATCAATTACCTGTTAGGTCAGGTAGTGATCGCAGATGATGAGAATAATTTACCAACCGATTTTGATGGTGTAGTACTGGAAAAGAGCGGTAAGTTCTTTAAAGGTAAATACGCATTGAGCGGTGGTAGTGTTGGTTTGTTTGAAGGAAAGAAACTCGGTCGTGCAAAAAATCTTGAACGTTTACACGAAGAAATTTTAGCACAGGAAACAGTGGTGCTGGATCTGAAGCATGCCATTCAAATGCGTCACAATGAAGTGATCGGGTTTAATGAGCAGCTAAAAGAAAATGCCATCAAGCAAACCGAAGCAGCTATCAATCAATTGGTGAACCAGGTATATGGTATTGACAACCGTATGGAAAACCTGCGAGGCATGGAAACCAATGCTGTTAAGCGTTTGGAAGACCTTGAACTGCAACAGGAAGAAGTATTGGAAAATCAACAGGTGTACCGTGATGATTTGCAGAAATACAATTCACAGTTAGATGAACTCGCCGGTAAGTTAGAAGTAATTGAACAAGAGTTTACTGCTGCTGAACAACAATACAACGAAGCCAATCAATCGTACAACGATTATAACCTGAATGTTACCCGTCAGCAAAGTCGTGTAACAGCGTTGAAACAGGAATTTGAATTCAAACAAAATCAATTCCAGGATTTGCAATTGCAGATCACAACCAATTCAGCAGCGTTGGAAGAAGCTGCTAACCAGATCAACGAAAGTGAAGTGATGTTGCTGGAAGCACAGGATGGTTTGGTAACGTTGTTACAGAACAAAGAAACAGAAGAGCGCAAACTCAACGAAGCAGATCAGTATTACTACAATCTGCGCAATGTGTTGGGTGAAAAAGAAAGCGAGCTTCGTCACAAACAAAAAGAGAAGGAGCAGGTTGATCATTTGCTAAATGAAATAAAAGATAAACTCACTGAACTGAAATTGCAGCTAAGCGGAACCAAAGAACGTTTGCTGGTTGAGTTTAAAGTAAATCTTGAAGAAGTAATTGAAGAAGAACGCACAGGCGAAGAACCATTGGAAGAATTACAAGCCAAGGTTGATCGTATGAAGAAGCGTTTGGAAAATCTGGGCGAAGTAAACCCGACAGCGATCGAAGCATTTGAAGAAATGCGCAAGCGTTATGAGTTTATTCTTGAACAGAAGAATGATCTTGTTACGGCAAAAGAATCGTTGTTGCAAACCATCCAGGAAGTGGAGGCAACAGCCAACCAACGTTTTCTTGAAACCTTTAACCAGGTGCGGGAGAATTTCCAGAAAGTATTTAAGGCCTTGTTTACAGAAGAAGATACTGCTGATATGGTGTTGGAAAATCCGGAAAATCTTGCAGACACCGGTATTGATATCATTGCCAAGCCAAAAGGTAAACGTCCAAGCAGCATCTCTCAGTTGAGTGGTGGTGAGAAAACATTAACAGCAACAGCGATGTTGTTTGCGATCTATCTCATTAAACCTGCTCCGTTCTGTATTCTGGATGAGGTTGATGCGCCGTTGGATGATGCCAACGTGGGTAAGTTCACCAATATGATCCGCCAGTTCAGTAACAATTCACAGTTCATCATTGTAACGCATAACAAGCAAACAATGGGAGCAGTGGATGTGATCTATGGTGTTACCATGCAGGAAGCCGGTGTAAGTAAGCTGGTGCCGGTGGATTTCAGAAGTTTGAATTAACAGGGTCGGGACGAATCCTGAGCGAAGTC
It encodes the following:
- the smc gene encoding chromosome segregation protein SMC, producing the protein MRLKSLEIKGFKSFADKTVVSFDEGVTGIIGPNGCGKSNIIDSIRWVIGEQKISHLRSENLESLVFNGSKTRSASGLAEVSLTFENTRNLLPTEFSTVTVTRKFYKSGESEYRLNDVQCRLKDIQNLFLDTGVSTDSYAIIELGMVDDIIKDKENSRRRMLEQAAGITIYKTRKKEAKNKLDATEQDLARIEDLLFEINNQLKTLENQAKKAEKYYEIKKDYREVSIELAKAALEGFNLTWKDLNEQHDAEVNKKVELEAKIATEEAAIEQEKVGFIEKEKELQIMQHSFNDMLQTLRSKENEKNLAQQRLHYLKEKETSLNDFLQKAGGQLKGIEESIEFTQLQITEEDAKLNDLGSQLDSLRSSVESTRKVFDEKRSGIDEIRKENQAIQRSQFEAEKNVAVGETSVQNLQRTIFQLKEEQTNRKQQLHQLEEEKQQKEYELNNCREELQQLQEQHAFTKDQILQTQEALEGLRNQLADENRKLDSKKNEHDLLKSLVDSMEGYPDSVKFLHNNPEWNVESPLLSDVIYCKEEYRTAVENLLEQYLNYYVVGNMSDALKAVHLLHANQKGKANFFMLDQFNGQAVLNNVPAGTISALSVVEVEAKYQSLINYLLGQVVIADDENNLPTDFDGVVLEKSGKFFKGKYALSGGSVGLFEGKKLGRAKNLERLHEEILAQETVVLDLKHAIQMRHNEVIGFNEQLKENAIKQTEAAINQLVNQVYGIDNRMENLRGMETNAVKRLEDLELQQEEVLENQQVYRDDLQKYNSQLDELAGKLEVIEQEFTAAEQQYNEANQSYNDYNLNVTRQQSRVTALKQEFEFKQNQFQDLQLQITTNSAALEEAANQINESEVMLLEAQDGLVTLLQNKETEERKLNEADQYYYNLRNVLGEKESELRHKQKEKEQVDHLLNEIKDKLTELKLQLSGTKERLLVEFKVNLEEVIEEERTGEEPLEELQAKVDRMKKRLENLGEVNPTAIEAFEEMRKRYEFILEQKNDLVTAKESLLQTIQEVEATANQRFLETFNQVRENFQKVFKALFTEEDTADMVLENPENLADTGIDIIAKPKGKRPSSISQLSGGEKTLTATAMLFAIYLIKPAPFCILDEVDAPLDDANVGKFTNMIRQFSNNSQFIIVTHNKQTMGAVDVIYGVTMQEAGVSKLVPVDFRSLN